From a region of the Georgenia yuyongxinii genome:
- a CDS encoding MFS transporter, which translates to MTKKPLTSRRIYAGMTAAQAETAHHQHQQVLKVLTGLLMGMFVGNLTGTIVGNALPVIVAEIGGTQQQYTWIVTSTILASTAATPIFGKLADLFDKKKLLVASMVIFLAGSFLAGLSTSAGMLIALRVLQGVGMGANMVLTQIIIASIIPPRQRGRYNGYMGAVIAVATVAGPLIGGLIVDTPWLGWRWTFWIVIPFMIAAMAVIIRGLEVPGTGRPGAKVDWAGAALIILSASLLLMWVSFANHEFAWVSWQSGAMVGGALVAAVAFVLVERRASEPVVPLSILTNRTTSLAILASLAVGTALFGTNIFLGQYFQIGRGFTPTVAGMLGLPLVLGLLVSSTVAGRLVTASGTWKKYTVTGMALLAVGMVLMGTAGATTSLALISLYLLIAGVGLGASMQNLVLAVQNTVSIGNVGVATSTVTFFRTLGGAIGIQVLGALYTVRVTALTREGFAAQGVDASGLDASTSSLDLSVLPAPLEQAVRDAYGNGIGIVFVVAAVFGVIGLVAAALMRGTTLRSTWDVPETSERVIQEVVASEPESDGAAETRVSAVDARVSAASQPGTAERAGGRRPAG; encoded by the coding sequence GTGACGAAGAAGCCCTTGACGTCCCGGCGGATCTACGCCGGGATGACGGCGGCGCAGGCCGAGACTGCGCACCACCAGCACCAGCAGGTCCTCAAGGTGCTGACCGGGCTGCTGATGGGCATGTTCGTTGGCAACCTGACCGGCACCATCGTCGGCAACGCCCTGCCCGTGATCGTCGCGGAGATCGGCGGCACTCAGCAGCAGTACACGTGGATCGTCACCTCGACGATCCTCGCCTCGACCGCCGCGACGCCGATCTTCGGCAAGCTCGCCGATCTCTTCGACAAGAAGAAGCTGCTCGTCGCCTCGATGGTCATCTTTTTGGCGGGCTCGTTCCTCGCCGGGCTCTCCACCTCGGCCGGCATGCTGATCGCGCTGCGGGTGCTCCAGGGTGTCGGGATGGGCGCCAACATGGTGCTCACCCAGATCATCATCGCCTCGATCATCCCGCCGCGGCAGCGTGGCCGGTACAACGGCTACATGGGTGCGGTCATCGCCGTCGCCACCGTCGCCGGGCCGCTGATCGGCGGACTCATCGTGGACACGCCGTGGCTCGGATGGCGCTGGACGTTCTGGATCGTCATCCCCTTCATGATCGCCGCGATGGCCGTGATCATCCGGGGCCTCGAAGTGCCCGGGACGGGCCGTCCCGGCGCCAAGGTCGACTGGGCCGGCGCCGCGCTGATCATCCTCTCGGCGTCCCTGCTGCTCATGTGGGTCTCATTCGCGAACCACGAGTTCGCCTGGGTCTCCTGGCAGAGCGGCGCGATGGTGGGCGGCGCGCTGGTCGCCGCGGTGGCCTTCGTGCTCGTGGAGCGCCGGGCCAGCGAGCCGGTCGTGCCGCTGAGCATCCTCACCAACCGGACGACGTCGCTGGCGATCCTCGCCAGCCTCGCGGTCGGGACTGCCCTGTTCGGCACGAACATCTTCCTCGGCCAGTACTTCCAGATCGGCCGTGGCTTCACCCCGACCGTGGCCGGCATGCTGGGCCTGCCGCTCGTGCTGGGCCTGCTCGTCTCCTCCACGGTCGCCGGCCGCCTCGTGACGGCGTCGGGCACGTGGAAGAAGTACACCGTGACCGGGATGGCGCTCCTCGCGGTCGGCATGGTCCTGATGGGCACGGCCGGTGCCACGACGAGCCTGGCCCTGATCAGCCTGTACCTGCTCATCGCCGGCGTCGGGCTGGGCGCGTCGATGCAGAACCTCGTCCTCGCCGTCCAGAACACCGTGTCCATCGGCAACGTCGGAGTGGCCACCTCCACGGTCACCTTCTTCCGCACCCTCGGCGGGGCCATCGGGATCCAGGTGCTCGGTGCGCTGTACACGGTGCGGGTGACCGCGCTGACGCGGGAGGGCTTCGCCGCACAGGGCGTGGACGCCTCCGGGCTGGACGCCTCGACCTCCTCGCTCGACCTCAGCGTGCTCCCGGCCCCGCTGGAGCAGGCGGTGCGCGACGCCTACGGCAACGGCATCGGCATCGTGTTCGTGGTCGCGGCGGTCTTCGGGGTCATCGGGCTGGTCGCCGCCGCGCTGATGCGCGGCACCACGCTGCGCAGCACCTGGGACGTGCCGGAGACGAGCGAGCGGGTGATTCAGGAGGTGGTGGCATCTGAGCCGGAGAGTGACGGCGCGGCAGAGACGCGTGTCAGTGCGGTTGACGCGCGCGTCAGTGCGGCATCCCAGCCCGGTACAGCTGAGCGGGCCGGCGGCCGACGACCCGCTGGCTGA
- a CDS encoding alpha/beta hydrolase, whose amino-acid sequence MSVLDPARPGPAALPATDVLPGSRPAPPSRADLSTLAAPEDLLGPPWVARTILLAERTDGGEDPAAPDVATLVHQEHAGGRERAVLYLSGFVDYFFQTDHAQAWIDAGYDFYALDLRRAGRSINNHPRPNDVRDLRVHDEEIGLALDLIRGAGARQVVLLGHSTGGLQAVLWAADHPGSIDALVLNSPWLDLNRGWFERTVLTAAVNLLGRWLPSLKVGTIGEVYGRHLHSATGGEWEYDLALKPHAGFPARAGFSRSVRRAHAEVARGLDVEVPVLLCCSTRSGDRRNPGPAELSSTDVVLDVRQMIERAPMIGPDVTIMEVPGGVHDLALSPGTAREYHSRGAVEWAGARLSEQDEAAAAG is encoded by the coding sequence ATGAGCGTTCTCGATCCGGCACGTCCAGGTCCCGCCGCGCTACCGGCCACCGATGTCCTGCCGGGGTCACGACCAGCCCCGCCGTCGCGCGCAGACCTGTCCACCTTGGCAGCCCCGGAGGACCTGCTCGGCCCGCCATGGGTCGCCCGCACCATCTTGCTCGCCGAACGCACCGACGGCGGCGAGGACCCCGCCGCTCCGGACGTGGCCACCCTGGTGCACCAGGAGCACGCCGGTGGCCGCGAGCGCGCGGTGCTGTACCTGTCAGGCTTCGTCGACTACTTCTTCCAGACCGACCACGCCCAGGCGTGGATCGACGCCGGCTACGACTTCTACGCGCTGGACCTGCGCCGGGCCGGCCGGTCGATCAACAATCACCCGCGCCCGAATGACGTACGCGACCTGCGCGTGCACGACGAGGAGATCGGGCTGGCCCTGGATCTGATCCGCGGCGCCGGTGCCCGCCAGGTGGTGCTGCTGGGCCACTCCACCGGCGGTCTGCAGGCGGTGCTGTGGGCGGCGGACCACCCGGGCAGCATCGACGCGCTCGTCCTGAACTCCCCGTGGCTGGACCTGAACCGCGGCTGGTTCGAGCGCACCGTCCTGACGGCGGCGGTGAACCTGCTCGGAAGGTGGCTGCCCAGCCTGAAGGTGGGGACCATCGGCGAGGTGTACGGCCGGCACCTCCACAGCGCAACCGGCGGGGAGTGGGAGTACGACCTCGCGCTCAAGCCGCATGCGGGGTTCCCGGCCCGGGCCGGGTTCAGCCGGTCCGTCCGGCGCGCGCACGCGGAGGTGGCCCGGGGCCTCGACGTCGAGGTCCCCGTACTGCTGTGCTGCTCCACCCGGTCCGGCGACCGCCGCAATCCCGGCCCCGCCGAGCTCAGCAGCACCGACGTGGTGCTCGACGTGCGGCAGATGATCGAGCGGGCGCCGATGATCGGCCCGGACGTGACCATCATGGAGGTGCCCGGAGGGGTCCACGACCTCGCGCTCTCCCCCGGCACAGCGCGGGAGTACCACTCGCGCGGGGCTGTCGAATGGGCCGGTGCGCGCCTCAGCGAGCAGGACGAGGCTGCGGCCGCCGGCTGA
- a CDS encoding glutathione S-transferase C-terminal domain-containing protein → MTVRLNHPRPGVVRGAGCEQPARSSTPGCGDAAAHRPAAGYRRTVPTPRASTGVTATPAPGVDSVVPAQARAAVRRRLHERLRRLALPPEVELVPNDLADQVLDVVERLEQLADFDAARALIPTAQLSAALACYDEQLAAGGWLAGDRVTAADLHLWAVLVRLSGVPGGGDVVEDLDHLRGWSRRLCERHGRLTGVVAAYLGPHPPG, encoded by the coding sequence ATGACCGTCCGCCTCAACCACCCGCGCCCGGGCGTCGTCCGTGGAGCAGGTTGCGAGCAGCCCGCCCGGTCCTCGACCCCCGGTTGCGGCGACGCCGCGGCGCACCGCCCCGCAGCCGGGTACCGCCGCACCGTACCGACTCCGAGAGCCAGCACTGGCGTCACGGCGACACCCGCTCCCGGGGTCGACTCCGTGGTACCCGCCCAGGCGCGCGCGGCGGTGCGCCGACGGCTGCACGAACGCCTTCGCCGCCTGGCCCTCCCGCCAGAGGTCGAGCTCGTCCCCAACGACCTGGCGGACCAGGTGCTCGACGTCGTCGAACGCCTCGAGCAGCTCGCGGACTTCGATGCCGCACGCGCGCTCATCCCCACCGCGCAGCTGAGCGCCGCCCTGGCCTGCTACGACGAGCAGCTGGCCGCCGGTGGCTGGCTGGCCGGCGACCGGGTCACGGCCGCCGACCTGCACCTGTGGGCGGTGCTGGTCCGGCTCAGCGGCGTGCCGGGCGGCGGCGACGTGGTCGAGGACCTGGACCACCTGCGCGGCTGGTCGCGCCGCCTGTGCGAGCGACACGGTCGGCTGACCGGCGTCGTCGCCGCCTACCTCGGCCCGCACCCGCCGGGGTGA